CGTGCTGTGCGAGTCCTGCTACGGGCAGTGCGCGCAGGAAGGCTCTCGCATCTGCCCCCTCGACGGCTGCGACTTCCAGGACGAGGACGTCGAGAGGAGGGAGTGTCCCGCAGAGGAGGTTCTTCGAAGAGAGGTATGCGATAAGGGAAAGGAACTATAGACGCCTTGCGCTTCAGGTTTCTATTTGATTATGCGTTGGATGCTTTAACGTAAGGGCATGTTGTGCGAAGGCGAGaataagggtaacagagtggattccaagagaaggcgagcgtacaGCATAGGCAGGAGAAAGAGGCCAAGGAGGCCATGAACGAGACACGACCTTACAGTATTCATGTACATATCTATATTTGCGAGAACATGATGTACTTGACTGCTTAGAATTATATAGCGCGAAGCATGCGCTtcctttaaggaaacattttCATTTTGCTCACcatttcgatcggaggaccgatctttttcaagagtgatttGCTTCATTGGTGCCTCCTCTTTATTTATATTAGacccagaggaggaggaggaggaagaaaagacaatacagaataagtaaaaatattaaaaagcaaaaAGCTGGAAAAAGCATCTGGAGCTGCGCGAGAAATGTTTGGGGGAGagaaaccaaaaagaaaagaggggggggggggtgggcttACCCTGGCAGGAATTTCAGGGGGGAAAAGAATCTCTACCCAACCACAAAGAGAGGAGTCAAGCAGCTGTCAaacagtgttttctttttttcttctttttttctttcctcgggCAATACTTTCCCCTTGCAGCCTCTGCAAATCGACATCgcacccgcaaaaaaaaaacaagaaaaaaacgaaaggaaAAGGGGGAAGTAGGGGAGGCAGCCAAAGGAATGTTGTCAGTGTGAGCAACCTCAATTCATAGAATAGCCAAGAATGCGAAATGGTAAacaaaaatagaataaaaaataTCATACGAAATTATAAGAGAAGGAGATATGTGGCCTTCGCAGGACCAAAGAATGATTTGAACGCCAGATGGAAATAACTAGCCGAAACAAACATGCAaaaggggtatgacctcagacgacgcaATCAGCGGCGGTGCTTTGTCCATTAGGCTGGGAATTTTTGCCGgtctctgccatcgaaagagattATGATAGGGTACCGTGAtattcgttgatgcccttttgcattGTGTAAAACTTGAAAACAAAGTATGaatcgcgttgttcgcgctcccgagtGTTTTTAAAGCCACTTCGTAATATTGTTGCTTTAACTTCATCAAACTCTTGGCCTCtctcgcggaggtgtctcgaaagAGGGAGGCTAGGCAGAGATTGAGCATGTGAgtggtggttattaaatcttaatcggaaggaattgtctgtttgtcCCATGTATTGCATTTGACAtttgccacactcgagcatgtaaacaacattactggaatcgcaacTTAAATcttctcggataacatgtttgaaatctgatgGTGGGTACTTTTAGCCAGTGCTGTGGTTTGCGTGTGTTTGCAAGCTTGGAATCGGCTCTTTCCGCACGGCGTGCAACCTACCGGCCTCTGTTTATTAACCGTTGAGCGCACAAGGCGGGTTTGTAAATCTTTTGGCCATCTCTATGTTACCTGGGGTCCATTGGaaaaaatttttgagagccgctcactttgtttTATGATATTTGAATTGTTTGTTAAAGGATTTTGTTAATGTTTGCAAGGTTGTTTGTGAACGTCAGTAATAGATTcgagcgatgcggtgttggcaGGGATTCCGTAGGGATGTGATTATGAttagtaacttccgcccttttaatggcatcgttgaTGGGAGAggacgggtagcgctgtttctttaaaaCTTCGCGCATGTGATTAgcattttttgaaaatcttccgatcgagagcaaatgcgttttaatcggatagcctgtgagtatggaattgaacttttgcagcggcgtgggtggcaactgctgaaatgaaggtactgttgcatGTCTGCTGGTTTTTATAAACGGTACTGATTAATGCACCCGCTTTAACACGAGCCAAAACGTCAAGGAAGTTAATCCGATTAGTTGAGTaggtgtgtgtgaaagagatatttgaatgtatgttgctgaatgaggtgataaactTAATTAGTTCTTCCTCTGCTTCTGTCCAAATCATGAATACCtcatcaagaaaacgtttgtaaaaagccggtttggttggaTAGGAGGAAAGAaagtctgattcaattttgttcataaatatgttggcgtaatttggtgccatATTAGTGCCCATAGCCATACCACTGgtttgaagataatatgagttGTTTAATTCGAAAGTGCTCAGTTTATTACCAAATCTGCAAGTGTCTCGATAGCACTTGGAGTGAGAGAGTCTAGGGTTCTGTGTACATTATATGCTCCGACCATGGCCTGGATTCCGTCGTCATGTGGGATGTTGgtgtaaagtgacaccacgtccaGGGTAACTAGGAAAGCGCCGTGAGGGGAAGGTGACATTGGACAATTGTCTCAGGAAATGTTTAGCATCGCGTATGTAAGATGGATGTTTCGGAGATATATGTTTGATGAGAGAATCGATGTAATATGAGATCGGTTCTGTAAGTGTGCCGACGCCAGAAACAACAGGCCGCCCTGGATGATTCTGTTTGTGTATTTTCGGAAGCATGTAAAAGCGccccgtggaggcattttttggcgTCAGCGGCTTACTTTTCGCGGtggtaattcaccttcatcggttagtGTAATGAGAGCTTTTGCTATGATCTTCTGGTGTTCAGAGGTGGGGTCTGATGATAGTTTCTTACAGAATTTTGAGTCGTTGAGCTGGCGCTTGCCCTCCTGAATATTATCATGTTTGTCCAAAATAACACCTCCACCCTTGTCGGCGGGCTCAATGACGATGTCGGTTCGTTTCCTAAGTGAGCCTAACTCTAATACGTGTTTATTTTTTGTGAAGTTGGGTGGGCCAGATTTTAGTGTCCCGAAGGCCTGAAGAATGTCCTTTTGTATCGCTTTAAAATATAGGTCAGAATATTTATCCCTGCCAGTGTTGGGTGTCCACTGTTGCGGAGGTTTGGGGCACCAAGCATTATTTTGGTTTAGTTTGCCGAAAAAATATTCCCGTAGTCTAAGTGTTCGAGAAAAGTATTGCAGATCCTTGAGTAACTGGTACTCATTATGCTGGCCATTATTTGGGCAAAATTTTGGGCCTCCTGATAAAAGGTACTTTTCATCGGAGGTAAGTTGGGAGCTTGAtaggttgattatattttccggAAGGTGTGGCTCTCCAGGTGTTCGGTCTAATGTGGTTGTATGTTCCTTTACCGTTCCGGGGTtattgtcggggggggggggatatacgGGTTGCTTGTTGCAATATCATTGTGCGCTCTATACCTGACTCAACAGCAATGTCATCACTAGAGAATATTTTAAGTTTCTTTGTCCAAATCTGCTTTATTTTTGTCAACTGAAAGACCTCAACCTCATTTCTCTCGGGTGCTGAGAGTACGATGTAGAGACGCGCCCGCCTCTCCTTGAGTGTTATTGATATTAATGTCTGTTCATAGTGATCAATTGTTATTTTCAGCTTAGGCTGGACATGAGGAGGAAGGAGACAGGTTTTTGTACCCTTGCCGGGGAGAGCGGGTTGTTCATAGTACAGGCTTGATGTGCGGATGCTAGAGGGGCAATGCGGGGTGGACAGGGTGCTCCCGACGGTGCGGGAACCATGGCCGATCTCCTTACCTTTCCTGCATAACCTCGGCGACAgagccacagaaagttgtccTGGAGTGTAATAACGTTCACCGGACAGTGCCCTTGCCCCTGGTCCTTCTCAGTTTGCATGCTAAATTGAAGCAGAACCTATCCTGCACCCGTGTAGAGCATGTCAAAGGCTGAGTTGTTCAGGATGGAagaacaataattttttttccctgggTCTCGAAGGAGCGGAAAATTTCAGGAAACGAGGCATAGGATGGGGAGCGACGGGTTTATACGCGGCAGGGAGAGATGCGAGAGTGGCCAATGAGGCTGCGGCGCAGACACCCACCGTCCGAGCTTCGGAGCGAGATTGGGAGGTCGTTGGTTCGCGTCCCATTGGCTTCAtcgtgtttttcttcttgtttcctATTGTTATATTGAGGCGATAATAAATACACATTAATCTTCGAttaatgaacaccacaaattgtACAAAAAAACATACCCTGTGCTCCTTAGTTTCAGTGACTGCTGGCTTACGTAATGTATGCCCCAACGGCGTCGGTTATCTTCACTGACAGTCGCGCTGCACTTACAGGTGTTGTGGCGACTGGCTACCCGCCTCCTTGGACAACTGCGGACATGCATAAGCGAAGAGCGCGCAATATAACGGAATAAAGGAATTAAGTACGGTGCAAACACCTTGGTCATTTCTCAGAATAAGGGTCGTGTATGCGTGTTATCCTCTGCGGTGCGTCATAACCCGCGAACCTTCAGTGGAGCCCCGGTGAAAACTCGCTACTACTGACGATAAATTCGGCAGAATCTGCTTGCAAGGAGCACAGGTGACGCCATGACACTGAGGCCTTCGCAACGtgcgaaaaaacaaacaaacttgagGCTCCTATCTAcactgtgaaggtggttggacagcgaagctgtaaacgacacccaattactcATTGCGATGTCACTTGCAAAAaaacacacgtggctctacaaagagtgaagccagagacaagtgaaatttACTTATGttaccctttattacttcacaatgacattcacgactgcttcatgatcagtatgatatacgctGAGATTTTCAGTTCTGACTGTAGAGATACTCTTTGCTAAAGTTCAACTCAACCAACCACCTTAAATGGTGGTTGAGTTGCATTAGTGAAACACGTGAGTGCGAACTCTTACATGATAAATTGGATGAACAACTTGTTTGGCGGTTTTGGTATATCCACCTTAATTTCCCGGACAACGGTGTTATCCATCGCTACTGCGCATGAAGCACTCAATGTCAGCTTTGGGTGTATTCGGTGAGATGCATGCCATGAAAATTACGACTCCATCGCTTTTATTCACGGCACACACATCACCGCAGTCGACTTGGCCTGCACTTCAGACGAGGTCTTctaatgacgtcaacccctttcgaagcagctgcaaacctaatgtttaccggaatgcGTAGAACGATGTTCCCACAGTTCACACGCGTCTTATCATCGATCATGTgcttttgatgcttgttttgtggtttTTCTTATTGAACACGAGTACtgagctgtatgcctgattttAAAGGAGATACGCTGTTTCTATTAagtttttagcctggcgtttttgcgTACGACAACTACACGAAAACTTTCTTGGATGGTAGAGGTACACagctcgctgcaaaaaaaaaaaagtcttgctCTACCGACACTTTTGCACGCACACGAACACTGGGATTTTAGGTAGCTGCATCTGGGCAGTTGAAACCAATTCAGCGGTCGAGAGCAAACAGGGCAAAAGTTATAGCTTGGTGGGAACCGTCGCCCGGTGGCTTTATTACAGTCGCAGACGTTTTCAGCGCATTCTTGCTTTACTCATTGCAGGTTAAATGCTGGAACGCAAAACACGGCTGCGGGACTGTGGTGGCTGCTTCCCTGCTCTCCGAGCATTTCCAGTGAGAATGTGGACACCACTCTGCACGGTGCCCCAAGTGTTCGGCCTCGGTTCTTTGCAGCGATGTGTGCGCACACCTGATATCAGACTGTGCAACACAGGCGACGCATCTTGCACCTGAGTCTGGCCATCACCTCAACGACACGGAGGACACAGCACTCTCAACATCTTTCCAACGAGTCATTGAGCAGCAGGCTGTTGAAATGAGAACCCATCTAAGAGAGCTGGTTACTGATGTTAAACTGCATGGTGATAGACTGAACGAAGTCTCCCATGGGATAAACACTTTTAAAGAAGCGCTCACAGGAAAAGTGACCGAAGCAACGAGCCAAATTCAAGAAAGTGTCACAACAGGCGTGCGCGAAATCACCAGTGATAACGAGCGGTTGAAAGAGCACTTGATAACTCGGAATGAAAACCTTTCCGGCAACCTAAACACACTGGAGAAAAAAATTAAGGATGAGTTGGCGGCCAAAACGAAAGAGATCTCCCGCAACTGCTCACAAATTGTAGCATCAATTCATGAAATGAAATTTGAAACTACAGAACAGCGAGAAGAAACTGGACCGCATTAGGACATTGCTTCGAAAAGGTGACGCACAAGGAGAGCATGTGATCTTCGATGTCAAAGGAGTGAAATCGCTCGAAAAAAAAGCGCTGATGCTAGGCTGGGCCGAGTACGATAGCGAGCAGGTGTACCTGTGTGGCTACTGCATGTCACCTGGACTGCAATTCATCAAGGATGGTAGATCTGTGCTCCTGTGTTTGGCGTTGACCTTGCATAAGGGCGACAACGACGACGCTGTTGAGTGGCCATTCCAGCACAAAATACGGCTGGGGGTCATACACCCACGAGTAGGTGTGGAGGAATTGTTCATTGGAAATAAGCCACGccgtgaaatgaaagaggttcaAAAGCCTACAACATCAAGTTATCCAGAACGTTATTTTTGTTACCCTTCGTTTGATCTTGAATATCTCAGCGCCGACGGCTACGTGTTGGAGGACACGCTTCGGATTAAATGGGAAGTGCTCCCATGAGCCTCGCCGGCAGAAGGCGTCGGATGGAAGGCATTCCTTTCCTCTGGCATATCCATTACAGCAGATTGTTGCTGATGAATAATCTATGCAGTACAGAAAAATCCATCAGAAGCACAACACAGTCTTCATGCCGAATGATTTTGCTTTGCAGCAGCTTCATTGCTTCATGTTTACCACGTTGGGTAACTTCACTTCTGTACCCTAATTGTGATGGCCACACAGGACTGACAACAGGAAGAGATCGCCTGCAGCTTAATAGGGGGTCAATGATTGTCTATGCTTTCGCGGCTATGGTATTGAATAACCGTGAGAAGGACAGATGACCCGTTGTGAAATGAACGGTCTCGGTGATTCAGAATGTGACCTTGAACTAAGGCGACAAACACGAGGAGAGAAATTACTAATAAAGGGAAGTTCACATTATTTTCTTACGTTCCTTCTTTATTTTCGGCCCCTGGTGTACCATGAATTAGAACGCGTCTCGGAAAAGACAACGTTGCCGCCGCGGATGTGCTATGGCTTCATTTTTTGCCCTCCGGACACAGCATCGGGTGTTCTACTGCTGTTCCCAAAGCTAGCTGCCGCGGGTGGTCGCCTGAGCTGTgaggaaaatgaagaaaaacttAGGTTAGGAGACGTGCGCGTCATTCATTCCAGACTTGGTGTTTATGGATGAGCCTATCTAAGTGGCAAAACGACATTGCCGTGCGTGAGATGTTTCGCAGAAAGCCAACATCCGTGCCTGAGCAAACTCGGCCGCAAGAGGAGTTTAAAAACTTCTGCCTGTCATGATAAACACCTAATCTTCCTATCAGTGCGCACTTGGTCACGGCGGTCCGGTGGGTCAAGAAACCTTTAGCACAGGAGCCTACTTATCTCATTTCCCCAAGCGTAGGTTGAAACTGACTTGAGGGCTTCGAGCATCTCGCAATTCATCGTTGGTATGCAAATGTTCCATTCACAATAGGATGGAGTAAGGCTTAAAAGCCCTTGCTTTATTACCTCTAAACCATACGCCTTATAAAGACAGAGCAACATAAAAGAATTCATAAAAAATTAGTCTGTCTGCTAAATGTTTGTCCAAGTTCCATAATTATTTTTCGGTCCCGGTCAAGAAAGAAAAGGCGAATTGTCTCGACCCAGTTTACGcctgaacacaaaaaaaaatacaggagcgAAGGAGTGGAGGTATCACACAGGTCAAATGATACTCGAAATGGACCTTTTAAAGGGAGCAACAAAATTGTGGAAACAATAAACAGCCACTTTAAATGACATGCTGCGTAGAGCAGTTGAATGAGCGATTTCCCGCTCTGAAAGTGCCATATTCCGTTCATTAATTTCTCGTTTTCATCTTCATTTATAACTTGACCCTATCGCCCTTCATTTGGCGCTGGTTCCTGAATTCCACGGCATGTGGCTGCGAGGGTCgactgcaattcacctgcagtgcacggccacgtgaTGAATGAGACATCCCAGATAGATTTCACATCAAACCTAACTGATTTAACTGCGGTTTACAGACAGGAAGGtaaagcataaattctcctgagggcaaataaacaaatgcgatttaattacaagcgccaacttcaaatgccagACGTAGCAATGGCCGCagggattgctaacggcattgctacaCGGATGATACTGGTAGAAGCTGCAAGGGGatgctgcaattcacctgcagtgcacggccacttgatgaatgagacatccccgagagatttcacatcaaccgtaactaatttaactacggttTACATACAGGAcggtaaggcataaattctcctgagggcaaacaaacaagtgCGATTTGATTCCAACCACCCAACTTCAACTGCAAGGCGAAGCAGAGGCCGTTAGGCACACACGTAAAAGTCGAGGCATTGCTACACGGAAGAAACTAGCAGAAAACACGCAACCGCTTATGTTACACAAACAAAACACGGTAATACTGTTATACAGCTTGGATAACAAGGCCATGACAGATACAATTAGGCAGTACTGTAAAGCTTAGCAACCAGCGGCGAAACGGGGGCGAAAAAAGGTGGACAACACACGAAAGGCGCCTTACGTGTACGTccaaattttgaagcgaaagcttccctaCGCTAGCTACAGCTGTTTAGCCGTGCGTTGCctgttgaccttcaagtgagcccgAGGTCAAGtgcggctataggccttaccGTATGccgtccaccatggtgtcgcaccacttgacatttcgattcgccggtagagggcggtacaataggccgcagcgttcattaggtgatcaacctctctcgatcaaccattaatttaactgccacctgtcagggtggatgtcgtctccttttttttcctgtgaacgttcatttagcgcacagccttcagaaacgaatatgtaccaactagcccgtcagaaagcctTAGCAGGATGGGCgagctgcctatccagtgtgtggaacgcactcaacgttacagacgtcgAGCCGCGTCTAATTGCCCGATACTCAACAGTCTTCGCTCTCTACCcaagttcagcagtagttaaaccgcacctaacttttttatccagctgaggctCGGCAGATCatgtggtcaggcagcagccgctccgcggctgtggagcctccgagcagcgacggcgaagactcGATTCGGCGGCTCAGCGAGGTCACGTGATGCGCTGCAATGGCAgtggcgcagcaaggacgttcaaggttaAAAGTGCGGCGACGGCGAAATCACTCCGTCGATGACAGTAAAAACTTTCGCTTTTTAATAAATCCTCGGACTAAAACACGCGTACTATTAGAACTCGCATATATCCCACCGCTGATCACCAGTTGTTATGATGGAGGGCAGCGTGGTTGAGCCGCAGAAGGGACGGGGAAGGATGGAAGCTTGAAGTTTGGGAAAATGAAAACAAGCGGGTTTAATAGCACTTCGACGAAACTTGTTTACACGTTGAAAGTAAAAGCAAACAGTCCAAAATTCAAGAGTTCGTGCGTTGAGCGACTGGATCAGCCTTCTCGCCAGGGCCCAGAGCATCCTTTCTCCATCAGCACGCTCCTTAAATCCCCTAAGGTTCTGCCTCTTCGTCAGGCGGTGGCCAATCCAACACCTGGCACAATTCTCTAAGATGGGAAAAGTTGGACAGCAGTGTAGCACTCGTTGCAGAGTCCACAAGTGGGAACGGGTGAGGAGGAGTTGCAAATTCCGCTCCTATTTCTTTCAGAGGTGCAACAGTATTGCCAGCGGCACGTGTCCATCGAAATCACTTATGGTTCTTCCGGCCCCACGGGCCTCAACTGCGGCCAGCTCTCTCCGGTCGGACACGGTTAATTACTTGACGTGTCGTTCTTTTATACACCCGTCGTCTGTCCGTCGTCGGTTGCTGCCACAGGCGTCCTTCTGCGGGAGTCAATCAAACGGGAAGATCATTCCCGCAGAGCCAAGCGTGAGAAAAATtccacaggctccttcccagcgaGGCATCCTTTTTTGTGCGGTCGCCGGCCACCTGACGGTGTCAATTTACCACTGCTGTAGTCGCCACTGTGGTCATCCCGATAGAGGGAAAATGCGCCTTAATccacttcggctggtgtgcatcccgCTCATAACAGGCTGGCACTGATTGTGGGCGGGACCGAGATTCTAGGTGTTTGCATGGGCTGGTTAGTATATTTTAAATGTCAGAGCTGAAAATGAATCACAGCTGTACATCCAATTACATTGTGCGTTGGCAGTGCGGTAGCATTAGAAGGGGTGCTATCGTGGTCTAATTGGGCGCATGCTGTAAGGGCATCATCGTGAGGGAGAGGGAGATCAGATGCACCTGACGCCATCACTTCTTCACTTGGTGTACGGCAGAAAGTCTGGTCGCTTTTATTCACCAAAATGCCCctggcggtggctgagtggctatgcactctaaacagaaaggagtaaaaaaattggcggcggtttagctcaggttaaacctggagtgacgcgatagctacgtctggccgagtgggacttgctcagttgaattgcagtcagtctttcacAGCTCTGTTTCGcttggcgttccttcttcatctgcgtccgacttgacacggcgcatgcgcacagctgtggcagttcggtttcgccggtgcgccctGCCGCcgtcagcagcagctgctccgcaccccatggctggccacgtgaccaaccaggtgacgaaccacgtgatcagccacggctccgcgccgccggcagctgcttcgcaccacgtgaccgaccacgtgacagcgtggcggttaagccacgctgaaggctcgaaatgcagccgtaatgtagctctcgctacaaaatgaaGTAGGCTGCCATCCATTGCACTCCCTAATATTAAATAGAGTGCGCTatggacagcttactccccttttcactcccatataggcgtgttcATGTTAAGCGTGTGtagttcggctgctgagcccaaggtcgcgggatcgaatcctggcACCAGTGACCGCATtttcggtggagacgaaatgcaaagaAACTaaaggggacgcttaagctttgccttaagggtatgacgcgattgcgtaatgggttaattctcataaATACATGGAGAATGCCATTCtgtacattacattcatagatccctgcgagCCCTCAtagccctcctggcgcagtgatgcagcgtttaagcgatatGCGCCGCTatcccctgcgatggcaggtgctggcgGGGCTTGTACGACTCATGCAGCTGTTGGCAAGCAATTGCAAATTaaagattggtttttgaggaaaagaaatggcgcagtatctctctcacatttcggtggatacctgaaccacgccgcgagggaagggttaaaggtttttttttttattttacgatggtttaacgtcccaaagcaactgaggctatgagggacgccgtagtgaagggctccggaaatttcgaccacctgaggttctttaaagtgcactgacatcgcacagtacaggggcctctagaatttcgcctccatcgaaattcgaccgccagggccgggatcgaacccgcgtctttcgggccagcagccgagcgccataaccactgagccaccgcggcggccggaaggggtaaaggaggtagtgagagaagaaaggaagaaagaggtgccgtagtggaggtctccctggaataatttcgaccacccggggatatttaacgtgcgcccgtgggctgtgcgatgccagctggcatcgcacagccaacgggcgccgtttgcgtttcgcctccattgaaccgcggccgccacagtcgggttcgagcccaggaactccggctcaatatccgagcgccctaaccactgaggcaccgcggcggatTTTGGACAAATTGGCGGAAACCGAATAGTAATTTAAAACAGGTGCAGCTGATATGAAAACGCGGGGTAGACTGCTCGTCAATGAAAGCAGCAATAGTTTCAAGCTCTGGAAGGCGAAAAGCAGGTAAATGCAAAGCGTAGGGCATACTCCTgaaatacgcccccccccccccccccgctgtcaCAGGCACAGATAAACCACTGGCTAAAAAAAGCCAATCATTATTGTGCTGTGATTGCCGCCTTGAGTAGCGCAGGAGAGAAGGCTACCGAAAAAGGAAAAGAGTGAGTACGATTACTGTGAAAGTGACATGAGCAACATGATGATGCACAGTTAAAGTGCAAGTGAAGATGTTTTCGAAGTTTACGTGTTTAAAGGGGtaaaatgtgtgaaacttgcattTAAACCATGCGAAGTGTTTTTGTGCTAGGATTTGAAATTGTGATGTAATCGCAGAATAAAGCCACATCGGCGTTCAGGCTTCCCTGCAGTGCGCAGCGAAGGGCGGAAGACCCAACGATGACGTCACGTAGGCTGGCGCTGCTTTCCAGCTCAGAAACTGCCGAAGGTGAagccacgaagcattgtttggcggtgtTGGAAAACGCACGGCAGCTCGAGGGCGATGGCAGCAGACGTCTAAAGTTGCGGATACAATGACGTCACCACGAGTTTCTCCTACGCAGTGAGGAGAAGCGTGTCATTGCAGTTTTAATCGCaaattacgtcactattttagaTGCAAGCGCAAAACtatacttggcatgctttacccaGAAGCTGCATGGAGTGGATTTCTTAAAGAACCTCACattctcaaaaaaccatttcacTTTCCCTTTGAAACACTTCGAAAGGGGAGAAATAAGAACAATTATGACGATCAGTTGATTTTCGCAATAGACATCCTAAACCACCTGAAGCAGACCGCAGCAGcgct
The genomic region above belongs to Amblyomma americanum isolate KBUSLIRL-KWMA chromosome 9, ASM5285725v1, whole genome shotgun sequence and contains:
- the LOC144104076 gene encoding uncharacterized protein LOC144104076 isoform X2; the protein is MLYTLVGFSPELDWRPLLFAKPIPLHRVCGACGLVRRKTAFLPCMHVLCESCYGQCAQEGSRICPLDGCDFQDEDVERRECPAEEVLRREVLWRLATRLLGQLRTCISEERAI
- the LOC144104076 gene encoding RING finger protein 151-like isoform X1, with the translated sequence MLYTLVGFSPELDWRPLLFAKPIPLHRVCGACGLVRRKTAFLPCMHVLCESCYGQCAQEGSRICPLDGCDFQDEDVERRECPAEEVLRREVKCWNAKHGCGTVVAASLLSEHFQ